The genomic segment ACGTGGCGGTCGAGGTGGCCGACGACGGCGCCGGCCTCAACGTCGAGCGGATCGCGCAGAAGGCGGTCGAGAACGGCCTGCTGCGCGCCGACCAGATCCCCAACATGGACCGCCGCGACATCATGGCGATGGTCTTCCAGCCCGGCTTCTCGACCGCGGCCAAGGTCACCAACGTCTCCGGCCGCGGCGTCGGCATGGACGTGGTCAAGACCAACATCGAGAACATCGGCGGCGCGGTCAGCGTCGACTCCAAGCCCGGCGAGGGCACGGTCTGGCGGCTCACCATCCCGCTCACGCTGGCCATCATCCAGGCCCTCACCGTCGACTGCGGCGATCAGCGTTACGTGATCCCGCAGGTCGCGGTGCTGGAGCTGGTCTTCATCGACGGCCAGTCGACCAAGATCGAGTACGCCTCGGGCGCGCCCGTCTACCGGCTCCGCGGCAAACTTCTTCCCCTCGTCCGCCTGGATCGCGCGCTCGGTCTCGAGGTGGGCGGCGACCAGGGCGTCTACATCATGGTGCTGCAGGCCGACGGCAGGCGTTTCGGCCTGGTCGTCGACCGGGTGCTCAACACCGAGGAAGTCGTGGTCAAGGCGCTCAACTCCCGGTTCAAGGACATCGGCCTGTACGCCGGGGCGACCATCCTGGGCGACGGCAAGGTGGGCCTGATCCTCGACGTCTCGTCGCTGGCCCGGCGCAGCCACCTGGCCGCCGATGCCGAGCGGCAGAACCTGGAGGCCTCGTCGCGGGCCTCCGGTGCCGGTGGCACGGGTGAGCGGCTGCTGGTCACCGCGGTCGGCGAGCGCCGGGTGGCGATCCCGCTGGACACGGTCACCCGGCTCGAGGAGTTCCCGCGCGACCGGATCGAGCACGCCGGCTCCCGCGAGGTCGTGCAGTACCGCGGCCAGATCCTGCCCCTGGTGCGGTTGTCGCACCTGCTCGGGGCGTACGGGGAGGAACCGGAGGGCGACAACGTCTCGGTCGTCGTCTACAGCGAAGGCGCCAAGAGTGTGGCGCTGGTGGTCGACCGGATCGTGGACATCGCCGAGAACTCGACCACGGCCCGCCGCGACGCCGAGGAGGACGGCCTGGTCGGCACCGCGGTCATCCAGCAACGGGTGACCGAGTTGCTGGACGTACGGCGGGCGATCCTGGCGGCCGACCCGAACTTCTACACCGATCTGGAAAACGACGAACTGCTGGTGGAGGCCTGAGATGGCGAGCCGTCAGTTCGCCACCTTCGAGGTGGCCGAACAGCTCTTCGGCGTCGAGGTGCACACGGTGCAGGAGGTGCTCTCCTACAACGAGTACACCCCTGTGCCGCTCGCGCCCCCGGCCATCGGCGGGCTCTTCAACCTGCGAGGCCAGGTGATCGCCGCGGTCGACCTGCGGGTCCAGCTCGGCCTGGCCCGCAAGGAGCTCGAGGGCCCGGTGATGAACGTGATTCTGCGCGGCGACGGCGAGCCGGTCAGTCTCGTGGTGGACCGGATCGGCGAGGTGGTCGACCTCGACGACGACACGTTCGAGCCGCCGCCCGACACGCTCAGCGGACCCACTCGCGACCTGGTCGTGGGCACGTTCAAACTGGACGGCCGGCTGATGCTGGCCCTCGACGTGAACGCGGCCGTCGACACGTACCGCGCCACGACCTGATGTACAGCCTCGTCAGCGCCCCGGTGCTCGGCTTCGACCTGACTCGCCTCACCGGCGGGTCGGCCACGGCCGAGGTCGTGCTGCGCGGCCTGCGGTTGCAGGCGGCCGACCTCCCGCTGCTGGCCGAACGGCTGCCGGACGAGGACGCGCGCGGACCGCTCTGGGTCGAGGTGGAGAGCGCAGCCCGCCGGATGCCGTCGCTCAAGGGCCTGAACAAGGACGACGCGGCCGGCAGCCTCGCTCTCGTCGAGCGCGCGCCGATCGGCACGGTTGACGCCCTGCTGACCTGCCTGCGGTACGACGTGATGGCGTGGACCTGGTCGGGCACGGGCCGCGACGCCCAGCAGTCCGAGGTCGCGGCCGCGGCCACCGCCCTGATCTGCGACGCCGCCGTGGCCAGCTATCTGCGCGAGGTGCTCGACGCCGACACCCGGCGCCGGCTCGGGGCGGGCTGGGTCGCGGCCATGCGCAAGCTGCCGGTCGGCGCGCCGATCGACCTGGGCCCGCACCACTACACGGTCTCGGCCCTGCTCGATCGGCTGCGCTCGCTGCGGTCGAACGATCTGAGCCGGTTGATGGCCTCGGCCGACGACGCCCGCCGCAACACCGGGGGCTGGTCCCCTGCAGTGCATTCGGCGTCCTGGGCGGCTTATCTGTCGGATCGGGTCCGTACGGCCGCCGCGGCGCAGATGCTGTTGGTACAGGCCGTCGACACGGCCGCCATTCCGTTGGCCGACCGGGCCGGCGGGGTGTGGAACATGCTCAGCGGCGCGGTGCAGGCGCTCGTGGTGCGGGATCTGCTCGACACCTCGACCGCACACCGGCTGCTCGCCCCCGTCGTGGCCGCGCTCGGCCCCGCGTGGCTGGGTTAGGAGGTGGCCAGGTGATTTCGGTCCTCGTTGTCGACGACTCGGTGGTTGTCCGCCGCTTGATCGTCGACGCCCTCGGCGGAGCCGAGAACATCGAGGTCGTCGGTACGGCGTCCAACGGTCTGCTGGCCCAGGCCAAGATCGACCAGCTCAAGCCCGACGTGATCACGATGGACATCGAGATGCCGCAGATGGACGGCATCACGGCGGTCCGCGAGCTGCGCAAGCGGCACAAGCAAATCCCCGTGATCATGTTCAGCACGCTGTCGGCCTCGGGCGCGACGGCCACCCTGGAGGCGCTCTCCGCGGGCGCGACCGACTACGTGACCAAGCCGAGCAACGTCGGCTCGATCAACGAGTCGATCAAGGCAGTCCGCGACGAGCTCGTCCCCAAGATCTATGCGCTTGCGGGCCGCCGCCGGCCCGGAGCCCCCGCGGGGCCGCCGGCCCGGCCCGGCGCCCCGGCCGCGCCCGACCGCCCGGTCGCCGGGCGACCCGGATCCGCACCGCCGCGCGCGGGCCAGTCGCCGGCCGGACGCCCCGGCGCCGCACCGGCCGGACCCGGCGCGGGCCGGCCCGCCACTACCGCCCCCCGGCGGAGCGCGCCCGGCGGACGCATCGACATCCTCGCGATCGGCTCGTCCACCGGCGGCCCGGACGCGCTGACCAAGGTGCTGCAGGGCATCCCGGCCGACATCCCGGTGCCCATCGTCATCACCCAGCACATGCCCCCCGTCTTCACCAAGATGTTCGCCGAGCGCCTCGACCGCAGCACACCGCTGCGGGTCGTCGAGGCCGGGGACGGGATGGAGCTGACGCCCGGCTGGGCGTACGTGGCTCCGGGAGACCACCATCTGGTCTTCCATCGCCGGGGAACGGCCACGCTGACGCAGCTCAGCGGCGCGCCGCCGGAAAACTCCTGCCGGCCGGCCGTGGACGTCATGTTCCGGTCCGTCGCGGCGCTCTACGGCGCATCGACGTACGCAACGATTCTCACCGGAATGGGACATGACGGACGAGGTGGAGCGAAGGTGCTGAGAGACGCGGGCGCCGAGGTGCTGGCACAGGACGAGGCCACCTCGGTGGTGTGGGGCATGCCGGGCGCCGTGGTCGGCGCGGGGCTGGCGGACGAGATCCTGCCGCTCGACCGGATCGCCGCGCACCTGGTCAACCGGGTCAAGTCCGGCCGGTCGGCGGCGGTGGCCCGATGACGCTCTCGCAGGCCGAGTTCAACTTCGTCTCCCAGCTGGTCCGGCGCGAGGCCTCGATCGTGCTCGCGCCCGGTAAGGAGTACCTGGTCGAGGCGCGGCTCATCCCGGTCGCGCGCGTGGTCGGCGCGGCCAACGTCAACGAGTTCCTGGCCGACCTGCAGCGCCGGCCCGACCCGGCCAAACAACGCAAGATCATTGACGCCCTGACCACTAACGAGACGTCGTGGTTCCGCGACCGCGAGCCGTTCGCGGCGCTCACCGACGTCGTGCTGCCCGAGCTGGTCAAGTCGCGCGCGACCGCCCGCAAGATCCGGGTGTGGTCGGCCGCCAGCTCCAGCGGCCAGGAGGCTTACAGCCTGGCCATCACCATGCAGGAGACGCTCCCGCCGGGGTGGAGCTACGACATCATGGGCACGGACATCTCGACCGAGATGGTCAAGCGGGCCGAGACCGCGGAGTACAGCCAGGTCGAGGTGAACCGCGGACTGCCCGCCGCGCAGCTGGTGCAGTACTTCGA from the Paractinoplanes abujensis genome contains:
- a CDS encoding chemotaxis protein CheW, with product MEDLGEIVGEFLMESHENLDQIDRDLVELEQDPNSRDLISRIFRAIHTIKGTSGFLAFSRLEKLAHAGESLLSKLRDGVMPVTPTTITTLLATIDGVRSILSAIEETQAEGDVDIDSIIAQVNAQMNADPAADAPAADAPAADAAPAAEAEPERLDETASRPAPEPVDNQRKPIGEILVETGAAQASDVGSALAQQIEGDERKLGTILLDEGKAQPAAVSEALQAQTPKRSIADSAIRVDVDLLDTLMNMVGELVLARNQLVRGVMETGDATLVRSAQRLGMITSELQEGIMKTRMQPIEHIWSKLPRVVRDLSQSLGKQVQLVMQGKETELDRSLLEAVKDPLTHLVRNAVDHGIENPDQRTAAGKGPEGTLTLRAYHEGGHVAVEVADDGAGLNVERIAQKAVENGLLRADQIPNMDRRDIMAMVFQPGFSTAAKVTNVSGRGVGMDVVKTNIENIGGAVSVDSKPGEGTVWRLTIPLTLAIIQALTVDCGDQRYVIPQVAVLELVFIDGQSTKIEYASGAPVYRLRGKLLPLVRLDRALGLEVGGDQGVYIMVLQADGRRFGLVVDRVLNTEEVVVKALNSRFKDIGLYAGATILGDGKVGLILDVSSLARRSHLAADAERQNLEASSRASGAGGTGERLLVTAVGERRVAIPLDTVTRLEEFPRDRIEHAGSREVVQYRGQILPLVRLSHLLGAYGEEPEGDNVSVVVYSEGAKSVALVVDRIVDIAENSTTARRDAEEDGLVGTAVIQQRVTELLDVRRAILAADPNFYTDLENDELLVEA
- a CDS encoding chemotaxis protein CheW, which translates into the protein MASRQFATFEVAEQLFGVEVHTVQEVLSYNEYTPVPLAPPAIGGLFNLRGQVIAAVDLRVQLGLARKELEGPVMNVILRGDGEPVSLVVDRIGEVVDLDDDTFEPPPDTLSGPTRDLVVGTFKLDGRLMLALDVNAAVDTYRATT
- a CDS encoding protein-glutamate methylesterase/protein-glutamine glutaminase; amino-acid sequence: MISVLVVDDSVVVRRLIVDALGGAENIEVVGTASNGLLAQAKIDQLKPDVITMDIEMPQMDGITAVRELRKRHKQIPVIMFSTLSASGATATLEALSAGATDYVTKPSNVGSINESIKAVRDELVPKIYALAGRRRPGAPAGPPARPGAPAAPDRPVAGRPGSAPPRAGQSPAGRPGAAPAGPGAGRPATTAPRRSAPGGRIDILAIGSSTGGPDALTKVLQGIPADIPVPIVITQHMPPVFTKMFAERLDRSTPLRVVEAGDGMELTPGWAYVAPGDHHLVFHRRGTATLTQLSGAPPENSCRPAVDVMFRSVAALYGASTYATILTGMGHDGRGGAKVLRDAGAEVLAQDEATSVVWGMPGAVVGAGLADEILPLDRIAAHLVNRVKSGRSAAVAR
- a CDS encoding CheR family methyltransferase, which translates into the protein MTLSQAEFNFVSQLVRREASIVLAPGKEYLVEARLIPVARVVGAANVNEFLADLQRRPDPAKQRKIIDALTTNETSWFRDREPFAALTDVVLPELVKSRATARKIRVWSAASSSGQEAYSLAITMQETLPPGWSYDIMGTDISTEMVKRAETAEYSQVEVNRGLPAAQLVQYFERAGAHWRIAPALRRNVSFRLMNLTAPLPAMQPFDVIFLRNVLIYFDVATKRTVLQNVAKLLRPDGWLFLGAAETTIGIDDNYERVAAGRTSAYRVRSGASLGAARRG